From one Micromonospora siamensis genomic stretch:
- a CDS encoding YciI family protein produces the protein MEFLIYHRDRPGSVALRDELIQAHWAYMDRYAEQMIARGPTLADDFDTPTGSVHILDLPDPAAARAFAFDEPNYQAGVYRDVLIRRWRNTLGRTMWQFPGGRTGGSRYLVLGFGAGQVADLEVPADPEELIAYGPLLADDGTVWLGTAALVRAPDPDAARAVLTAGRYAAVEVHNWQFGGRPS, from the coding sequence ATGGAGTTCCTGATCTACCACCGGGACCGGCCGGGTTCGGTGGCGCTGCGTGACGAGCTGATCCAGGCGCACTGGGCCTACATGGACCGGTACGCCGAGCAGATGATCGCCCGCGGCCCGACCCTCGCCGACGACTTCGACACGCCCACCGGCAGCGTGCACATCCTCGACCTGCCCGATCCGGCCGCCGCCCGCGCGTTCGCCTTCGACGAGCCCAACTATCAGGCCGGCGTCTACCGCGACGTGCTGATCCGCCGGTGGCGCAACACGCTGGGCCGCACCATGTGGCAGTTCCCCGGCGGTCGGACCGGCGGCAGTCGCTACCTGGTGCTGGGGTTCGGCGCGGGACAGGTCGCCGACCTGGAGGTGCCGGCCGACCCGGAAGAGCTGATCGCGTACGGGCCGCTGCTCGCCGACGACGGCACGGTATGGCTCGGCACCGCCGCGCTCGTCCGGGCACCGGACCCCGACGCGGCGCGGGCCGTCCTCACCGCCGGCCGGTACGCCGCCGTCGAGGTGCACAACTGGCAGTTCGGCGGCCGCCCGTCCTGA
- a CDS encoding helix-turn-helix transcriptional regulator, protein MDRAALADFLRRRRETLQPSDVGLAPGARRRAPGLRREEVAALAAMSTDYYTRLEQRRGPQPSPQMLTALARALRLTGGERDYLFRVAGQNAPTPVTAATHVAPALLRVLDRLEDTPALILSNLGETLVQNRLSKALLGDRSGHTGLARSEAYRWFTEPDERLRYPQDDRPRQSRAQVANLRAAYGTMGPQSRAGELVRALQKASGEFAELWERHEVAQRFADHKTIVHPELGPIELDCQALFTEDQSQALLVLTAPPRSEADEKLRLLAVLGHERFPAGQP, encoded by the coding sequence ATGGACCGCGCAGCCCTGGCCGACTTCCTCCGCCGACGCCGGGAGACCCTGCAACCCTCCGACGTCGGGCTCGCCCCCGGCGCCCGCCGCCGCGCCCCCGGCCTGCGCCGCGAGGAGGTCGCCGCGCTCGCCGCCATGTCGACCGACTACTACACCCGCCTCGAGCAGCGGCGCGGACCGCAGCCCAGCCCGCAGATGCTCACCGCGCTGGCCCGGGCGCTACGCCTCACCGGCGGGGAACGCGACTACCTGTTCCGGGTGGCCGGGCAGAACGCCCCCACCCCGGTCACCGCGGCCACCCACGTCGCCCCGGCGCTGCTGCGCGTCCTGGACCGGCTGGAGGACACCCCGGCGCTGATCCTGTCCAACCTCGGCGAGACGCTCGTGCAGAACCGGCTGTCCAAGGCCCTGCTCGGTGACCGGTCCGGGCACACCGGGCTGGCCCGCAGCGAGGCGTACCGGTGGTTCACCGAACCCGACGAACGGCTCCGCTACCCCCAGGACGACCGGCCCCGGCAGAGCCGCGCCCAGGTCGCCAACCTGCGCGCCGCGTACGGGACGATGGGCCCGCAGTCCCGCGCCGGCGAGCTGGTCCGCGCGCTGCAGAAGGCCAGCGGAGAGTTCGCGGAACTGTGGGAACGCCACGAGGTCGCACAGCGCTTCGCCGACCACAAGACGATCGTCCACCCCGAGCTGGGCCCGATCGAGCTGGACTGCCAGGCGCTCTTCACCGAGGACCAGTCGCAGGCGCTGCTGGTGCTGACCGCTCCGCCGCGCAGCGAGGCGGACGAGAAGCTGCGGCTGCTCGCCGTGCTCGGCCACGAACGTTTTCCCGCTGGGCAGCCCTGA
- a CDS encoding choice-of-anchor J domain-containing protein: MARRRLAGAAAITIVLPLFSVVHASAAVAAPAAPTTADAAKQARTDDTRELTRKDFTLDGKPVKTPTRYQPRAQARSKGLAAAETPAVGTVRQWLGLDDLQGRYYRKDYTLRGVGNHIEVWVANDIAFPAGDCRTQVPDSTTVTDAQVADLVNEFDNNMYPKESAAFSVAPDRDGSNALLGPDASGNGGDYTGGGSKTVTLVDNVRDDNYYTFPAAPTYIAGFFSSQLNELFDRNVMTIDAFDWAHRTGANPPNEPTDDLCTSRPARPRSYEGTFAHEYQHLLHSYTDPFETTWMNEGLSDFAQSLVGYVDTTATVFDRGADSHLYCFQGFGPVQTPYNTNPRDCGGPENSLTLWGESPNPNAVLADYGNAYSFMQFLYDRYGTDFISALHRDGARQGLASLQALLAAEGVKNMYQVIHDYQTMTLVDKVVGDRRGVMLGVPKSRVTTPSLRSTVNLANPRAYATPGAAPNGADYVPLQKADGTVLRGRDLRSLSFTGAKTLPAQPLAWTVVNDDPDRPGNPVLFSGNVNNTDATAVTPVTVPTADPTLRFVAKYGAEAGFDYGYVTVSTDGGATYTAIGGDKTVDGPLGPALNGTTNGFEAHTYDLSAYAGKSILLGFRYVSDGGVNEGGLLIDDITVGGTTISDGSSLAPFDSPTEIKPVEVDNWNLRLVGLDEKHSIALQLQFDGKSSVTLTPAQRAVLFLFPKVVAIVAYDEPTEQVQQYAPYTLKVNGVVQPG, translated from the coding sequence ATGGCACGTCGCCGCCTCGCCGGTGCAGCAGCCATCACCATCGTTCTACCCCTGTTCAGCGTCGTGCACGCATCCGCCGCGGTGGCCGCACCCGCCGCACCCACCACTGCGGACGCCGCGAAGCAGGCCCGGACCGACGACACCCGGGAACTCACCCGTAAGGACTTCACCCTCGACGGCAAGCCGGTCAAGACCCCGACCCGCTACCAGCCGCGGGCGCAGGCCCGCTCGAAGGGCCTGGCGGCGGCCGAGACGCCGGCGGTCGGCACCGTCCGGCAGTGGCTGGGACTCGACGACCTCCAGGGCCGGTACTACCGCAAGGACTACACCCTGCGGGGCGTCGGCAACCACATCGAGGTGTGGGTGGCCAACGACATCGCCTTCCCGGCCGGTGACTGCCGCACCCAGGTTCCGGACTCGACGACGGTCACCGACGCGCAGGTGGCGGACCTGGTCAACGAGTTCGACAACAACATGTACCCGAAGGAGTCGGCGGCGTTCAGCGTCGCGCCGGACCGCGACGGCAGCAACGCGCTGCTCGGCCCGGACGCCAGCGGCAACGGCGGCGACTACACCGGTGGCGGCAGCAAGACCGTCACGCTGGTCGACAACGTCCGCGACGACAACTACTACACCTTCCCGGCCGCCCCGACCTACATCGCCGGGTTCTTCTCCTCGCAGCTCAACGAGCTGTTCGACCGCAACGTGATGACGATCGACGCGTTCGACTGGGCGCACCGCACCGGCGCCAACCCGCCGAACGAGCCGACCGACGACCTGTGCACCAGCCGCCCGGCCCGGCCGCGCAGCTACGAGGGCACCTTCGCCCACGAGTACCAGCACCTGCTGCACTCCTACACGGACCCGTTCGAGACGACCTGGATGAACGAGGGCCTGTCCGACTTCGCCCAGTCGCTCGTGGGCTACGTCGACACCACCGCCACCGTGTTCGACCGGGGCGCGGACAGCCACCTGTACTGCTTCCAGGGCTTCGGGCCGGTGCAGACGCCGTACAACACCAACCCGCGCGACTGCGGTGGCCCGGAGAACTCGCTGACCCTGTGGGGGGAGAGCCCGAACCCGAACGCGGTGCTCGCCGACTACGGCAACGCGTACTCGTTCATGCAGTTCCTCTACGACCGGTACGGCACGGACTTCATCTCCGCCCTGCACCGTGACGGTGCGCGGCAGGGTCTGGCCAGCCTGCAGGCGCTGCTGGCCGCCGAGGGCGTCAAGAACATGTACCAGGTGATCCACGACTACCAGACCATGACCCTGGTGGACAAGGTCGTCGGGGACCGCCGCGGCGTGATGCTCGGTGTGCCGAAGAGCCGGGTGACCACCCCGAGCCTGCGCTCCACGGTGAACCTGGCCAACCCGCGGGCGTACGCCACGCCGGGCGCGGCGCCGAACGGGGCGGACTACGTGCCGCTGCAGAAGGCCGACGGCACGGTGCTGCGCGGCCGTGACCTGCGGTCGCTCTCCTTCACCGGCGCGAAGACCCTGCCGGCGCAGCCGCTGGCCTGGACCGTCGTCAACGACGACCCGGACCGTCCCGGCAACCCGGTGCTGTTCTCTGGCAACGTCAACAACACCGACGCCACCGCGGTCACCCCGGTGACCGTGCCGACGGCCGACCCGACGCTGCGCTTCGTCGCCAAGTACGGCGCCGAGGCGGGCTTCGACTACGGGTACGTCACCGTCTCCACCGACGGCGGCGCCACCTACACCGCCATCGGAGGTGACAAGACGGTCGACGGGCCGCTCGGCCCGGCGCTCAACGGCACCACCAACGGGTTCGAGGCGCACACCTACGACCTGTCCGCGTACGCCGGCAAGAGCATCCTGCTCGGCTTCCGCTATGTCAGCGACGGCGGCGTCAACGAGGGTGGCCTGCTGATCGACGACATCACCGTCGGCGGGACGACGATCAGCGACGGCAGCAGCCTCGCCCCGTTCGACTCGCCCACCGAGATCAAGCCGGTCGAGGTGGACAACTGGAACCTGCGGCTCGTCGGCCTCGACGAGAAGCACTCCATCGCGCTGCAGCTCCAGTTCGACGGCAAGTCGAGCGTGACGCTGACTCCGGCGCAGCGGGCGGTTCTCTTCCTGTTCCCGAAGGTGGTCGCGATCGTCGCCTACGACGAGCCGACCGAGCAGGTCCAGCAGTACGCCCCGTACACCCTGAAGGTGAACGGCGTCGTCCAGCCCGGCTGA
- a CDS encoding GYD domain-containing protein, whose protein sequence is MAKFLLTATYTVQGVKGLRQDGGTRRAEIVTSMIENAGGSVEALYFAFEEHDSYVLCDLPDQQTAVSIALAIRAAGGLDLRVTPLMTPADVDQVMQLRVAYEPPGA, encoded by the coding sequence GTGGCGAAGTTCCTGCTCACGGCGACCTACACCGTTCAGGGCGTCAAAGGGCTGCGGCAGGACGGCGGGACGAGACGCGCCGAGATCGTGACCTCGATGATCGAGAACGCGGGCGGGTCGGTGGAGGCGCTGTACTTCGCGTTCGAGGAGCACGACTCCTACGTGCTGTGCGACCTGCCGGACCAGCAGACGGCGGTGAGCATCGCACTGGCGATCCGCGCCGCCGGCGGGCTGGACCTGCGGGTCACGCCGCTGATGACGCCCGCGGACGTCGACCAGGTGATGCAGCTGCGGGTCGCGTACGAGCCGCCAGGCGCCTGA